The DNA window TACGCGGGCCCATCGCCCCGCGCCGTGGACGCGTGTGCGCGTCGAGCGCGGCGTCGGTCGCCTGCGATCGCGCTCTCGTAGTCACCGGGAACCCGAGGCAGCGAGCGTCCCTCGAGGACACAGTCGCGCGCCGCACGACGCCGCGGACCGTGGCAACATGTCCCCACGGCGAGAGGCGGCGTCTCGTTCAGGATCGGTCCGGGGACCGGGTGCCGCACGCGCGATCTACAGGATGCGGCGGGCCCCCAGGTAGTGCGAGACGTAGTACGATTCGTCGAAGCCGTCGACCACGACGCGGTGAGCGGTGCCGGACGCGTGCACGAACCGCCCGTCGCCGATGTAGATGCCGACGTGGGACGCGCCGCTGCCGTCGGTGTCGAAGAACACCAGGTCTCCAGGGGCCAGGGCGTTCGGGCTAACGGGAACGCCCGTCGCCCACTGATCGTACGACAGGCGCGGGAGACCGGGGACGTAGGGCGCATAGACGAGGTACACCAGACCGGAACAATCCACGCCCGCCCGGCTCGTCCCGCCCCAGACGTAGGGCGTGCCGAGGTACTGCATGGCCGTGGCGACCGTTCGTCGCGCCAGCAAGGTGGCCCGCATCGACAGCGGCACAGGGGTTCCCATGCCCGGCGTCGCGCGACCGGGAACCGTCAGCGTGTCGCCGTAGCGCCCGACCGCACTCGAGCCCGCGCCTGGCGCCACTGCGGGCGGCTCCGCGACCGCCACAAGATCGCCCAACGACGCCTGGGGCGTCGACGGCCCCGCGCTGCGGCCGCCTGTGGGAATCACGAGCGCCTGTCCCACGTGCAGGGTGCCGGATGCGCCCAAGCGATTGGCGTCCTGCAGCTCGGCGACGGTCAGCCCGTGCATCCGCGCGAGGTGATAGAGCGTATCCCCCGGCTGCACGATGTACGTCGTCGGGGACGAC is part of the bacterium genome and encodes:
- a CDS encoding LysM peptidoglycan-binding domain-containing protein encodes the protein MRVVAWVMIGVGALGVALAAALPADATTRYTVASHDTLYSIARHFGVPVSLLIEANGLADPSRLNVGEVLTIPDSASPGHAAAGPASLPSRGAGWGATVPPTGSIGSEGGGESSGSPSTIGSLLATTSRAPAVPPASSPTTYIVQPGDTLYHLARMHGLTVAELQDANRLGASGTLHVGQALVIPTGGRSAGPSTPQASLGDLVAVAEPPAVAPGAGSSAVGRYGDTLTVPGRATPGMGTPVPLSMRATLLARRTVATAMQYLGTPYVWGGTSRAGVDCSGLVYLVYAPYVPGLPRLSYDQWATGVPVSPNALAPGDLVFFDTDGSGASHVGIYIGDGRFVHASGTAHRVVVDGFDESYYVSHYLGARRIL